The following coding sequences are from one Candidatus Deferrimicrobium sp. window:
- a CDS encoding pyrimidine 5'-nucleotidase, whose protein sequence is MPKRPLFIFDLDNTLYPPEVALWRIVDERIEEYVRVKLGTDPETARRMRKAFLAEFGTTLRGLMHYHGVSPDDYLEFVHDVPIPEIVPPRPELREMLSDLPGRCVVFTNGSEDYARRVLDALGVAEMMEGIYGIEFMEYIAKPSPYPYAKLLRVTGARGEDSLFCEDSRNNLLPARELGMFTVWVGGNEKESPAHAVVKDVCDLPDVLHGFPPMSRWNGGAARGASGNGASRKAGGTE, encoded by the coding sequence ATGCCGAAGCGGCCGCTCTTCATCTTCGATCTCGACAATACGCTTTACCCGCCGGAAGTGGCCTTGTGGCGGATCGTCGACGAGCGGATCGAGGAGTACGTCCGGGTGAAGCTCGGTACCGACCCCGAGACGGCCCGCCGGATGCGGAAGGCGTTTCTCGCCGAGTTCGGGACGACGCTGCGGGGGCTCATGCACTACCACGGCGTTTCCCCCGACGACTACCTCGAGTTCGTCCACGACGTGCCGATTCCGGAGATCGTCCCCCCGCGGCCGGAGCTGCGGGAGATGCTCTCGGACCTCCCCGGCAGGTGCGTCGTGTTCACCAACGGATCGGAAGACTACGCCCGCCGGGTGCTCGACGCGCTGGGCGTGGCCGAAATGATGGAAGGGATCTACGGGATCGAGTTCATGGAATACATCGCCAAGCCGTCGCCTTACCCGTACGCGAAGCTGCTGCGGGTGACGGGAGCCCGCGGTGAGGATTCCCTGTTCTGCGAGGACAGCCGCAACAACCTGCTGCCCGCTCGCGAACTGGGGATGTTCACCGTGTGGGTGGGCGGGAACGAGAAGGAGTCTCCGGCGCACGCCGTCGTGAAAGACGTGTGCGACCTGCCGGACGTGCTCCACGGTTTTCCCCCCATGTCCCGGTGGAACGGCGGCGCGGCCCGAGGGGCGTCCGGAAACGGTGCGTCCCGGAAAGCGGGAGGAACGGAATGA